One window of the Pradoshia eiseniae genome contains the following:
- the spoIIID gene encoding sporulation transcriptional regulator SpoIIID, with protein sequence MHDYIKERTIKIGKYIVETRKTVRVIAKEFGVSKSTVHKDLTERLPDINAELANEVKEILDYHKSIRHLRGGEATKQKYRKAEEEPVQ encoded by the coding sequence TTGCACGATTACATCAAAGAAAGAACTATCAAGATTGGGAAGTATATCGTGGAAACGAGAAAAACTGTTCGCGTTATCGCGAAGGAGTTTGGGGTATCCAAAAGTACTGTCCATAAGGATTTGACGGAGCGACTTCCAGATATTAACGCAGAGTTGGCCAATGAGGTAAAGGAGATTCTTGATTATCATAAATCAATCAGGCATCTTCGCGGAGGAGAGGCGACAAAGCAAAAATATCGTAAGGCAGAGGAAGAACCGGTTCAATGA
- the fabZ gene encoding 3-hydroxyacyl-ACP dehydratase FabZ, with protein sequence MFDINQIKEIIPHRYPFLLVDRMIEVEEGKRAVGIKNVSANEPFFSGHFPEYPVMPGVLIVEALAQVGAVSVLMKEENKGKTPFFAGIDHCRFKKQVTPGDQLRLEVEMTRVRGSIGKGKGVATVNGEVVCEAELIFALG encoded by the coding sequence ATGTTTGATATCAATCAGATAAAAGAAATTATTCCCCATCGCTACCCATTTTTATTAGTGGATCGAATGATTGAGGTAGAGGAAGGGAAACGAGCGGTCGGCATCAAGAATGTGAGCGCGAATGAACCCTTCTTCTCCGGCCATTTCCCTGAGTATCCGGTCATGCCGGGCGTATTAATTGTGGAGGCGTTGGCTCAGGTTGGAGCGGTTTCGGTCTTGATGAAGGAAGAGAATAAGGGGAAAACCCCGTTTTTCGCCGGAATTGATCATTGTCGGTTCAAAAAGCAGGTTACACCAGGCGATCAATTGAGGCTAGAAGTGGAGATGACACGCGTGCGGGGCTCTATTGGCAAAGGCAAAGGCGTTGCCACGGTCAACGGGGAAGTCGTATGTGAAGCTGAGCTGATTTTTGCCCTTGGATGA
- the mreB gene encoding rod shape-determining protein, protein MFSRDIGIDLGTANVLIHVKGKGIVLNEPSVVAIDKNTNRVLAVGEEARRMVGRTPGNIIAIRPLKDGVIADFDVTESMLKYFMNKLEVKGLLTKPRILICCPTNITSVEQKAIREAAEKSGGKKVFLEEEPKVAAIGAGMDIFQPSGNMVIDIGGGTTDIAVLSMGDIVTSASIKMAGDKFDAEILNYIKRKYKLLIGDRTAEDIKIKVATVFKGSRDETIEVRGRDMVNGLPRTITVGSQEIEEALHESIYVIVQAAKTVLEQTPPELSADIIDRGIILTGGGALLHGIEQLMAEELKVPVIIAENPMDCVAIGTGIMLDNIDRVTRRKLV, encoded by the coding sequence ATGTTTTCGAGAGATATTGGGATCGATTTGGGCACGGCTAATGTGCTCATCCATGTGAAGGGGAAGGGTATCGTGTTGAATGAGCCCTCTGTTGTAGCAATTGATAAGAACACCAATCGAGTTCTTGCCGTTGGAGAAGAAGCGCGTCGCATGGTTGGACGGACACCGGGAAACATCATCGCGATTCGCCCGTTGAAGGACGGCGTCATTGCGGATTTTGATGTGACTGAATCCATGCTAAAGTATTTCATGAACAAATTGGAAGTGAAGGGCCTACTGACAAAGCCGCGCATCCTCATTTGCTGCCCGACGAACATCACAAGTGTAGAGCAGAAGGCTATCCGTGAAGCGGCCGAGAAGAGCGGCGGCAAGAAGGTCTTTTTAGAAGAGGAGCCGAAGGTAGCCGCTATTGGAGCAGGAATGGATATCTTCCAGCCAAGCGGTAACATGGTCATTGATATTGGCGGCGGAACAACAGATATTGCCGTTCTTTCCATGGGTGACATTGTTACGTCTGCATCCATCAAGATGGCCGGTGACAAATTCGATGCCGAGATTCTGAATTACATTAAACGTAAATATAAACTATTGATTGGTGACCGTACAGCAGAGGATATCAAGATTAAAGTGGCCACTGTATTCAAAGGATCCCGTGACGAGACAATTGAAGTTCGCGGCCGTGATATGGTGAATGGGCTTCCTAGAACGATTACCGTTGGTTCTCAGGAGATTGAGGAAGCATTGCATGAGTCCATCTATGTGATAGTCCAAGCGGCGAAGACAGTCCTTGAGCAAACGCCTCCTGAATTATCGGCTGACATCATCGATCGTGGTATCATTCTGACTGGCGGCGGCGCCTTGCTTCATGGCATTGAGCAGCTGATGGCTGAGGAATTGAAGGTTCCTGTCATTATCGCGGAAAATCCAATGGATTGCGTGGCTATTGGCACAGGTATCATGCTTGATAACATCGACAGAGTGACACGACGTAAACTAGTTTAA
- a CDS encoding DNA-directed RNA polymerase subunit beta, with amino-acid sequence MQAVVRKKNEQLESTEPNSRIERKKTSDVEEKIRLRIVPIWARILIVLVLAVTAAVGGALIGYSVIGDGNAGDVFEKSTWTHITDLVNKGTTGE; translated from the coding sequence ATGCAAGCAGTGGTTAGAAAGAAGAATGAACAGCTAGAGTCAACGGAGCCGAATAGCCGCATAGAGAGAAAGAAAACGTCTGATGTGGAAGAGAAGATCAGGCTTCGCATCGTGCCGATTTGGGCGCGCATCCTGATTGTCTTAGTGCTCGCTGTCACGGCAGCTGTTGGCGGTGCCTTGATTGGCTATTCTGTCATTGGCGACGGGAATGCCGGCGACGTCTTCGAGAAATCCACATGGACTCATATTACAGACTTGGTGAACAAGGGCACAACTGGTGAATAA
- a CDS encoding flagellar hook-basal body protein, which produces MNRMMITASNTMGQLQKKLDTVSNNIANSETTGYKQKQAYFSDLLTQEFNNQERVEKEKGRLTPNGIRVGVGASMSQSKLNTEVGAIQKTGRDLDVALNKENLYFTVSVQNGANVETRYTRDGAFYLSPVGDQLQLVTSEGHAVLDENNEKILIGEDMKRISFKSDGHIRVVYQNNSEETIDLAIISVEKPQFLEKVSDNTFTLPNNMAQLGVTENEIYTPLTGALRNQVSLTGGALEQSNVDLSVEMTELIQVQRQYQFQSRAVSMADQMMGLVNGIR; this is translated from the coding sequence ATGAACAGAATGATGATAACCGCATCAAACACGATGGGGCAGCTGCAAAAGAAGCTGGATACGGTCTCCAATAATATCGCCAATTCTGAGACGACCGGCTATAAGCAAAAGCAGGCATATTTTTCAGATTTGCTCACGCAGGAATTTAATAATCAGGAGCGGGTAGAGAAAGAGAAAGGGCGTCTAACGCCGAACGGTATCCGCGTGGGAGTCGGGGCAAGCATGAGTCAGTCCAAGCTGAACACAGAGGTTGGGGCGATCCAAAAAACCGGCCGTGACCTAGACGTGGCGCTCAATAAGGAGAATTTGTACTTCACGGTAAGCGTTCAAAATGGAGCCAATGTAGAGACGCGCTATACGAGGGATGGAGCCTTTTATTTAAGTCCTGTCGGAGACCAGCTGCAGCTCGTTACCTCAGAGGGGCATGCGGTTTTGGATGAGAATAATGAAAAGATTCTTATTGGCGAGGATATGAAGAGGATAAGTTTTAAGTCTGATGGTCATATTCGAGTCGTCTATCAGAATAACAGCGAAGAAACGATTGATTTAGCCATCATATCTGTAGAAAAACCACAATTTTTGGAAAAAGTGAGCGATAATACTTTTACTCTCCCGAATAATATGGCACAATTGGGGGTAACAGAGAACGAAATCTATACCCCGCTGACCGGCGCTTTGAGAAATCAGGTCTCCCTTACAGGAGGGGCTCTCGAGCAATCGAATGTTGATTTGAGCGTTGAGATGACTGAGCTGATTCAGGTGCAAAGGCAGTACCAATTCCAATCCCGTGCCGTAAGCATGGCGGATCAAATGATGGGGCTGGTAAACGGGATTCGTTAA
- a CDS encoding M23 family metallopeptidase: MREEEKKRSSQLSKWKGITKKRWFLPALYITSAAVILTGILVYQASDDEFTKELSETRQNITSEESEPSIEVNNSLETFTIPMAEAESAVIKKEFYDVNGDTKQQEASLVFYNNTYQPNTGIDYAMKDGKEFEVIASMSGKVVSVQEDALLGNSVVIEHDKGMETHYSSITDIEVKEGEKVKQGETIAKSSTSGINAEAGNHVHFEVRKDNTAVNPLDYLDKPLSSLKADQAEKEEKAADQQDEKGNESEDSGNMENGEETGN, encoded by the coding sequence ATGAGAGAGGAAGAAAAGAAACGATCTTCTCAGTTGTCAAAATGGAAAGGGATCACAAAGAAACGTTGGTTTTTGCCAGCACTTTATATTACTAGTGCTGCCGTCATTTTGACAGGAATTTTAGTGTACCAAGCTAGTGATGATGAATTCACGAAAGAGCTATCTGAGACAAGACAGAATATAACAAGCGAAGAATCAGAGCCATCCATTGAAGTCAACAATTCACTTGAGACTTTTACAATCCCAATGGCTGAAGCTGAATCTGCCGTCATCAAGAAAGAGTTCTATGATGTCAATGGTGATACGAAGCAACAAGAGGCATCACTCGTTTTTTATAATAATACGTATCAGCCAAATACCGGTATTGACTATGCGATGAAAGATGGCAAGGAATTCGAAGTCATCGCATCCATGAGCGGAAAAGTAGTCTCTGTTCAAGAAGATGCATTACTTGGAAACAGCGTGGTAATCGAGCATGACAAAGGCATGGAAACGCATTATTCTTCTATTACAGATATTGAAGTAAAAGAGGGAGAAAAGGTGAAGCAAGGCGAAACAATCGCGAAAAGCTCCACTAGCGGTATCAATGCTGAAGCTGGCAATCATGTACACTTTGAAGTAAGAAAAGACAACACAGCCGTCAATCCATTAGACTATCTGGACAAACCGTTAAGTTCATTAAAAGCTGACCAAGCAGAGAAGGAAGAAAAAGCAGCTGACCAACAGGATGAAAAAGGCAACGAATCTGAAGATAGCGGCAACATGGAAAACGGAGAAGAAACCGGTAACTAA
- a CDS encoding flagellar hook-basal body protein translates to MFKGFYTAASGMIAQQRRTELLTNNLANAETVGYKEDQTSVRAFPEMLLNSYESEKIPVEKSFNISKLRSVGAINTGVYLQEAIPSFAQGNVKETEHSTDLALIDGGLPIDAESGEPGTVLFMVESANGTLYTRNGNFTLDGSGYLTTASGQYILDENEERIQLGSVDFTVTPEGYISEDGQQVARLGVAFSSSPQGELIKEGEGLYRLNGGQLPSAYETEDVSFTIRQGAVEQSNVDSSKTMTELMTAYRTFEANQKIIQAYDKSMDKAVNEIGRV, encoded by the coding sequence ATGTTTAAGGGATTTTACACAGCGGCGTCAGGAATGATCGCTCAGCAGCGGCGCACGGAATTGCTGACAAATAATTTGGCGAATGCGGAGACGGTTGGATATAAGGAGGATCAGACGAGTGTGCGTGCGTTTCCGGAGATGCTCCTAAACAGCTATGAGAGTGAGAAGATTCCTGTTGAGAAGTCCTTCAATATAAGTAAGCTGAGGAGTGTCGGGGCGATTAATACAGGTGTGTACCTTCAGGAGGCGATTCCCTCCTTCGCTCAGGGCAATGTAAAGGAGACCGAGCATAGTACTGATTTAGCGCTTATAGATGGCGGTCTGCCAATTGATGCGGAATCAGGAGAGCCTGGTACAGTCCTTTTCATGGTGGAATCAGCAAATGGCACTCTTTATACGAGGAACGGAAATTTCACGCTTGATGGAAGCGGCTATTTGACGACAGCGAGCGGTCAATACATATTAGATGAGAATGAAGAGAGGATCCAGCTTGGCTCTGTGGACTTCACTGTAACGCCTGAAGGATACATATCTGAGGATGGACAGCAGGTGGCGCGACTTGGCGTTGCGTTTAGTTCCAGCCCGCAAGGTGAGCTTATTAAAGAAGGTGAGGGGCTGTACCGTTTGAATGGAGGCCAGCTTCCTTCTGCTTATGAGACGGAGGATGTAAGCTTCACGATAAGACAGGGCGCGGTTGAACAATCGAATGTGGATTCGTCAAAGACGATGACAGAGCTGATGACAGCTTATCGGACGTTTGAGGCGAATCAAAAGATTATCCAGGCATATGATAAAAGCATGGATAAAGCGGTCAATGAGATTGGACGGGTATAG